A single Xenopus laevis strain J_2021 chromosome 3S, Xenopus_laevis_v10.1, whole genome shotgun sequence DNA region contains:
- the fgl2.S gene encoding fibroleukin produces the protein MKALICLTILFSLAAIYAGTEEEKALGEKVGNSCPIRMKNGGKCDENGNCPYQITLPSMTIQLPKQFQLLEKTIKEVQSLKEIVNTLRKSCQDCKLQADDTPEKENGQHNPDFSDAGQDNNIDELQSKVKKMSISLKNARNQINSLQEQLGKINPINMNTVEQYVDTKMVNLSFALSNLDNKCSSNCPALEANPIIQLLYKDCSDYYKIGKKVNGIFRVTPDAKNKAFEVYCDMESMGGGWTVIQIRRDGSTSFNRTWNEYKNGFGNLTAEFWLGNDKLHLLTKSSDMILRIELEDFKGIREYSKYDQFYVANEYLKYRLTVGGYSGTAGDALHFSKQYNHDQKFFTTPDKDNDRYPSGNCGYYYSSGWWFDACMSANLNGKYYMKDYKGVRDGIFWGTWPGVTDERLNSYRQTFKFVKMMIRPKNFTP, from the exons ATGAAGGCTCTCATTTGCTTAACTATTTTATTTTCCCTGGCAGCAATATATGCTggaacagaagaagaaaaagcttTGGGGGAAAAGGTGGGTAATTCTTGTCCTATAAGGATGAAAAATGGGGGCAAATGTGATGAAAATGGCAACTGTCCCTACCAGATAACCCTGCCATCCATGACGATTCAACTGCCAAAACAGTTCCAACTTCTTGAAAAGACAATCAAGGAGGTGCAGAGCCTTAAGGAAATTGTAAATACCCTAAGGAAATCCTGCCAGGACTGCAAGTTGCAGGCAGATGACaccccagaaaaagaaaatgggcaGCACAACCCAGATTTTAGTGATGCCGGCCAGGACAACAATATAGATGAGTTGCAATCAAAGGTGAAGAAGATGTCAATCAGTCTGAAGAATGCAAGAAATCAGATCAACTCTCTTCAAGAGCAGCTGGGCAAGATTAACCCTATTAATATGAACACTGTAGAGCAATATGTAGACACAAAAATGGTAAACCTTTCATTTGCCCTCAGCAATTTAGACAACAAATGCTCAAGCAACTGTCCAGCACTGGAAGCCAACCCAA TTATCCAACTGTTATACAAAGATTGCTCTGACTACTACAAGATAGGTAAAAAGGTGAATGGAATTTTCAGAGTGACACCGGATGCAAAGAACAAAGCATTTGAAGTATACTGTGACATGGAATCAATGGGAGGAGGATGGACAGTGATACAAATACGCAGAGATGGCAGCACAAGTTTCAATCGGACTTGGAATGAATATAAAAATGGCTTTGGGAACCTTACTGCAGAGTTTTGGTTAGGAAATGATAAGTTACATCTTTTGACCAAAAGCAGTGATATGATATTAAGAATTGAGCTTGAGGATTTTAAGGGTATTAGAGAATATTCTAAGTATGACCAGTTTTATGTAGCCAATGAATATCTTAAATATCGGTTAACTGTTGGTGGCTATAGTGGTACAGCAGGTGATGCCCTACACTTTAGTAAACAATATAACCATGATCAGAAATTCTTTACCACACCTGACAAAGACAATGACAGATATCCCTCTGGAAACTGTGGATATTATTATAGTTCTGGCTGGTGGTTTGATGCATGCATGTCTGCTAATCTTAATGGTAAATACTATATGAAAGACTACAAAGGGGTGCGTGATGGCATTTTCTGGGGTACCTGGCCTGGTGTCACAGATGAGCGGCTTAATAGTTACAGGCAAACTTTTAAATTTGTTAAAATGATGATCAGACCAAAAAACTTTACACCCTAA